In a genomic window of Actinomycetota bacterium:
- a CDS encoding cyclic nucleotide-binding domain-containing protein — MRIASSVTSLSWIPSEAVAGLTKLPFEVGIGHYDPPPPDHLDDLDALREADRFRFANQLKAWIEVEGGKIVGYGHEGHGHIGSTSLRLGPVAMSIPAVAFPDIQPEPEVTATSVRFVQSAGGRTGAPAPRRVRRPPFVQVTAPLAWTSLALTINANGTSHFEVAGASPFPRHWVYDRNGDLAAKSGMIDFKTWYRSAFTRDSPWGGTGSKALITVAESATERQISATIMGGKGVDILNVAEGKTLMNQGDKGTDLFVVLDGVLVVEVDGVGVAEVGPGAIVGERAILEGGKRTATLRAVTKVKAARATKTTIDPALLAEVGKQHRREKE, encoded by the coding sequence ATGCGGATTGCTTCGTCGGTCACATCGCTGTCGTGGATTCCGTCGGAGGCGGTGGCTGGTCTGACCAAGCTGCCCTTCGAGGTGGGTATCGGCCACTACGACCCGCCGCCCCCGGATCACCTCGACGACCTCGACGCCCTGCGGGAGGCCGACCGGTTCCGCTTCGCCAACCAGCTGAAGGCGTGGATCGAGGTCGAGGGCGGCAAGATCGTGGGCTACGGCCACGAGGGCCACGGGCACATCGGGTCCACCTCGCTGCGCCTGGGGCCGGTGGCGATGTCGATCCCGGCGGTGGCGTTCCCCGACATCCAGCCCGAGCCCGAGGTCACCGCCACCTCGGTGCGCTTCGTGCAGTCGGCCGGCGGGCGCACGGGTGCCCCGGCGCCGCGACGGGTCCGGCGCCCGCCCTTCGTCCAGGTGACCGCCCCGCTGGCGTGGACCAGCCTGGCCCTCACCATCAACGCCAACGGCACGTCCCACTTCGAGGTGGCCGGCGCCAGCCCCTTCCCGCGCCACTGGGTCTACGACCGCAACGGCGACCTGGCGGCCAAGAGCGGGATGATCGACTTCAAGACCTGGTACCGCAGCGCCTTCACCCGGGACAGCCCCTGGGGTGGCACCGGGTCCAAGGCCCTCATCACCGTGGCCGAGAGCGCCACCGAGCGCCAGATCTCGGCCACCATCATGGGCGGCAAGGGGGTCGACATCCTCAACGTGGCCGAGGGCAAGACCCTGATGAACCAGGGGGACAAGGGCACTGACCTGTTCGTGGTGCTGGACGGCGTCCTGGTGGTGGAGGTGGACGGCGTGGGGGTCGCCGAAGTCGGCCCCGGCGCCATCGTCGGCGAGCGGGCCATCCTCGAGGGGGGCAAGCGCACCGCCACCCTGCGGGCGGTGACGAAGGTGAAGGCGGCCCGGGCCACCAAGACCACGATCGACCCGGCACTCCTGGCGGAGGTGGGCAAGCAGCACCGCCGCGAGAAGGAGTGA
- a CDS encoding NAD(P)/FAD-dependent oxidoreductase, which yields MTTYDAVVVGAGPNGLAAAATLARAGCSVHVLEAADRIGGGTRTEAITLPGFLHDVCSAIHPLGVASPAFQALPLAEHGLRWVQPDAPAAHPLPDGTAALLEHSLDATAQGLGEDGRAWRRIALPLVEHWEELASSILAPVLRPPSHPLVMGRFGIGAIWPATTFAHTQFRTERARALFTGLAGHSILDLRKPLTASFGLTFMGTAHTGGWPMAAGGSGRIADALASYLAGQGGTIETGRRVTSLTDLPPSRALLFDVTPRQLLAIAGDALAPAYRARLRRFRYGPGAFKVDYALDGPVPWKAPEVARAGSVHVGGTMEEIAAGEAEVARGGHPEAPYVLCTQTSLFDPSRAPEGQHTFWAYCHVPNGSSVDMTDRIEAQIERFAPGFKDRVLARHAMGPAAIEAHDANYIGGDITGGSHGGLQLVARPMVTPHPYSVPMKDQRAFLCSSSTPPGAGVHGMCGWWAAQAAMKELGLAPDRVPT from the coding sequence GTGACCACGTACGACGCAGTGGTCGTCGGCGCCGGCCCCAATGGGCTGGCCGCCGCCGCCACCCTGGCGCGGGCGGGCTGCTCCGTGCACGTCCTGGAGGCGGCCGACCGCATCGGCGGTGGGACGCGCACGGAAGCCATCACCCTGCCCGGGTTCCTGCATGACGTCTGCTCGGCGATCCATCCCCTCGGGGTGGCATCGCCGGCGTTCCAGGCCCTGCCGCTGGCCGAGCACGGCCTCAGGTGGGTCCAGCCCGATGCCCCGGCGGCCCACCCGTTGCCCGACGGGACTGCTGCGCTCCTCGAGCACTCGCTGGACGCCACCGCCCAGGGGCTCGGCGAGGACGGGCGAGCCTGGCGGCGCATCGCCCTCCCCCTGGTGGAGCACTGGGAAGAGCTGGCCTCGTCGATCCTGGCGCCGGTGCTCCGCCCGCCGTCGCACCCGCTGGTGATGGGCCGGTTCGGCATCGGGGCGATCTGGCCGGCGACGACCTTCGCCCACACCCAGTTCCGCACCGAGCGGGCGCGGGCCCTCTTCACCGGGCTGGCGGGCCACTCCATCCTCGACCTGCGCAAGCCGCTCACCGCCTCGTTCGGCCTCACGTTCATGGGCACCGCCCACACCGGCGGGTGGCCGATGGCCGCGGGCGGCTCAGGGCGCATCGCCGACGCCCTGGCGTCCTACCTCGCCGGGCAGGGGGGCACCATCGAGACCGGCCGGAGGGTCACCTCGCTGACCGACCTCCCCCCCAGCCGGGCGCTGCTGTTCGACGTGACGCCCCGCCAGCTGCTGGCCATCGCCGGCGACGCCCTGGCGCCCGCCTACCGGGCCCGGCTGCGCCGGTTCCGCTACGGCCCGGGAGCCTTCAAAGTGGACTACGCCCTGGACGGGCCGGTGCCCTGGAAGGCGCCCGAGGTGGCCCGGGCGGGGAGCGTGCATGTCGGGGGGACGATGGAGGAGATCGCCGCCGGGGAGGCCGAGGTGGCCCGCGGCGGCCACCCGGAGGCGCCCTACGTCCTGTGCACGCAGACCAGCCTCTTCGACCCCTCCCGGGCGCCGGAGGGCCAGCACACGTTCTGGGCCTACTGCCACGTGCCGAACGGTTCCTCGGTGGACATGACCGACCGGATCGAGGCCCAGATCGAGCGCTTCGCCCCCGGGTTCAAGGACCGGGTGCTGGCCCGCCATGCCATGGGGCCGGCGGCGATCGAGGCGCACGACGCCAACTACATCGGCGGCGACATCACGGGGGGGTCACACGGCGGGCTCCAGCTGGTGGCCCGCCCGATGGTCACGCCGCATCCCTACTCCGTGCCGATGAAGGATCAGCGCGCGTTCCTGTGCTCGTCCTCGACCCCTCCGGGGGCCGGGGTGCACGGCATGTGCGGCTGGTGGGCGGCGCAGGCGGCCATGAAGGAACTGGGGTTGGCCCCCGACCGGGTACCGACATGA
- a CDS encoding ABC transporter permease, translating to MTGGRAAAASWARHDLRRRWVSLVALGILAGVTAGVALAAFAGARRTATALPRLEAATHAASAVIFASQVGELNPDWGRLRARPEVKELAIWDLLFGSIGGQPGAVIFGSDDGTYFGSVDHPIVVRGRMYDPRAPDEVVVDQHAVSQAPVGSTFSFQANGPDQANAAFGDPPDGPTFTLHVVGEVKEIDQYLFVPDGQVFTSPAFIEQNRSRILALPNAQAVVRPGRGGVAALQRDVHQLVAPGTPVLDLAQVSRRVTTTLDVERVALLLLGVAVVLAGGFLVAQALGRSAALIGDDVAALQAIGLTRSDVAVAGALAQILTTAAALVVTFVTAALLSDAFPVGLGRQIDPNPGFHIDWVVLAPGVLVAGALVVVYAWAVARRTYGRGAAAEARPSSLASAIRRSAPAAVGLGAGMAFDKGRGVRSIPVRPALAGAVVGVAGVVATFSINQGIVYALHHPALAGVNWDAEVSPNPGDLTARGISPDLASKVETAAGPAASVAVRDRYVLPVNGVGVPAFSLRSPTSATPAAFGMTVTSGRAPAEDREADIGPATARELGVKVGDQVRIGDPETTVRLVGAALFPTDPHSEFDEGIWLTPGGYDALVPPLGDTLTGGDVDRLLAVQAPPGESGGALVGHLGQALGGSVAGVGPPVLPPELTNLRNITVLPVALAVFLALVAIAAVSLALVASSRRRRRDFAILRALGLAPAGTRLVVNSQGTAIGLFGLVFGVPLGIAAGRLGWRLVAQRVPLAADAPLSLLAVLALIPITVAVVNVLAVLLGRSVARRWFPAEALRAE from the coding sequence ATGACCGGCGGGCGGGCGGCAGCCGCTTCCTGGGCGCGCCACGACCTGCGCCGGCGGTGGGTCTCCCTGGTGGCGCTCGGGATCCTGGCGGGGGTCACCGCCGGCGTGGCGCTCGCCGCCTTCGCCGGGGCGCGCCGGACGGCGACCGCCCTGCCCCGCCTGGAGGCGGCGACGCACGCCGCCAGCGCGGTGATCTTCGCCTCGCAGGTGGGCGAGCTGAACCCCGACTGGGGCAGGCTCCGCGCCCGGCCCGAGGTCAAGGAGCTGGCCATCTGGGACCTGCTGTTCGGCAGCATCGGCGGCCAGCCCGGTGCGGTGATCTTCGGCTCGGACGACGGCACCTATTTCGGGAGCGTCGACCATCCCATCGTTGTGCGGGGCCGGATGTACGACCCCCGGGCGCCGGACGAGGTGGTGGTGGACCAGCACGCTGTCTCCCAGGCGCCGGTCGGCAGCACGTTCTCCTTCCAGGCCAACGGCCCCGACCAGGCCAACGCGGCGTTTGGCGACCCGCCCGACGGGCCGACCTTCACCCTGCACGTCGTCGGTGAGGTGAAGGAGATCGACCAGTACCTCTTCGTCCCCGACGGCCAGGTCTTCACGTCGCCGGCATTCATCGAGCAGAACCGCAGCCGGATCCTCGCCCTGCCCAATGCCCAGGCGGTGGTGCGGCCGGGCCGGGGTGGCGTGGCCGCGCTGCAGCGCGACGTCCACCAGCTGGTCGCCCCGGGCACCCCCGTGCTCGATCTGGCCCAGGTCAGCCGGCGCGTGACCACCACGCTCGACGTCGAGCGCGTCGCCCTCCTCCTCCTCGGTGTGGCCGTGGTGTTGGCGGGGGGCTTCCTGGTCGCCCAGGCGCTCGGCCGCTCCGCCGCCTTGATCGGCGACGACGTGGCCGCCCTGCAGGCGATCGGGCTCACCCGGAGCGACGTCGCCGTGGCGGGTGCCCTGGCGCAGATCCTGACGACCGCCGCCGCGCTGGTCGTCACGTTTGTGACCGCCGCACTTCTGTCGGACGCCTTTCCCGTGGGGCTCGGCAGGCAGATCGATCCCAACCCCGGGTTCCACATCGACTGGGTCGTGCTGGCGCCCGGCGTCCTGGTGGCGGGAGCGCTGGTCGTCGTCTACGCCTGGGCGGTGGCGCGGCGCACCTACGGCCGGGGTGCGGCGGCCGAGGCGCGGCCCTCCAGCCTCGCCAGTGCCATCCGCCGATCGGCGCCCGCCGCCGTCGGGCTCGGCGCCGGTATGGCCTTCGACAAGGGTCGCGGGGTCCGCAGCATCCCGGTACGGCCCGCCCTGGCCGGGGCGGTGGTGGGTGTGGCCGGGGTGGTCGCCACCTTCTCCATCAACCAGGGCATCGTCTATGCGCTCCACCATCCCGCCCTTGCCGGGGTGAACTGGGACGCCGAGGTGTCCCCCAATCCCGGCGATCTCACGGCCCGGGGGATCAGCCCGGACCTGGCCTCGAAGGTGGAGACGGCGGCGGGCCCCGCCGCGTCGGTGGCGGTGCGCGACCGCTACGTGCTCCCGGTCAACGGCGTCGGGGTGCCGGCCTTCTCGCTCCGGTCCCCGACCAGCGCCACCCCGGCCGCCTTCGGCATGACGGTGACGTCGGGCCGGGCGCCGGCCGAGGATCGCGAGGCCGACATCGGCCCGGCCACCGCCCGGGAGCTGGGCGTGAAGGTGGGCGACCAGGTGCGGATCGGCGACCCGGAGACGACGGTGCGCCTGGTGGGAGCGGCCCTGTTCCCCACCGACCCCCACTCCGAGTTCGACGAGGGGATCTGGCTCACGCCGGGCGGCTACGACGCGCTGGTGCCACCGTTGGGCGACACGCTGACCGGAGGCGATGTCGACCGGCTCCTGGCGGTGCAGGCCCCCCCGGGGGAGTCGGGGGGCGCCCTGGTGGGGCACCTGGGACAGGCTCTGGGCGGCTCCGTGGCAGGCGTGGGCCCGCCGGTCCTGCCGCCTGAGCTCACCAACCTCCGCAACATCACGGTGCTGCCCGTTGCGCTGGCGGTCTTCCTTGCCCTCGTGGCCATCGCCGCGGTCAGCCTGGCGCTGGTGGCCTCCAGCCGCCGCCGGCGGCGGGACTTCGCCATCCTGCGCGCCCTGGGCCTCGCCCCGGCGGGGACCCGCCTGGTCGTGAACTCGCAGGGCACCGCCATCGGGCTGTTCGGGCTGGTGTTCGGCGTGCCGCTGGGCATCGCCGCCGGGCGCCTCGGGTGGCGGCTGGTGGCCCAGCGGGTGCCGTTGGCGGCGGACGCCCCCCTGTCGCTGCTGGCGGTGTTGGCGCTGATCCCGATCACGGTCGCCGTGGTGAACGTCCTCGCCGTCCTGCTCGGGCGCTCCGTCGCCCGCCGTTGGTTCCCGGCGGAGGCCCTCCGTGCCGAATAG